AAGAAAGTCAATGTTTGTTATTGCGGAATTCAATAAACAAGCACCTGTTATTTACTGGTTTCTGGTCAAATCAAAGGTACTCACTCGGTAACTCTCAAATCGTACCAGTTTATTGACGTTCGAAGATCTCGTACTTTTTCATCATAATATATATGCCCAAGGAAGTAAGTTATCATTTTATGGGCGTTCTCTAGCTTTTTCGTTAGGATTTGATTATGGCGTCTGCAAATTCAGATAGGGTGTGTATTCACAATTGGAGAGTTCTATGTCACGGTAAATCAAAACAGGGAAATGGAAGACACGGCTCAATTTACAGGTCATCTAGGCCTGATCTTATGGACCCTCTCGACTTAGAAGAATTCAAGAAACATGGTATTAAATGCATTATTGATTTGAGATCGGATAAAGATTATGAAATAGCGTCTGGATCCAAAGTCCTCGACAACTATTATAAGCTATACAAAGTGGTTCTACCGAAATCCAACTGTTACAAGCAACAGGAACCTGTAATTTGCCAAGCCATTGaaggaaaaaagaagaaaaaggcaACGGGACCAGCAACCGAAATTTTGGAAAAgaaacattttcttataaatttcTTTACTAGTGAATACACATCAACATTATTCAAAAGAGCGCCGTGGTATATTCAACTTATATCTCTTTTTATTGCAATATTTGACTTCATATTTAGAACGGGCTTTAAAAATTTCGTGCGTTTATTTGCAGTAACTGTTATAAATCGTGCAGGGATAGCAGCTTCTTATTTAGATATTGCTGAAATGAGCAAAGGAGGAATATGTGCTGGTAAGTAATGTGCATATCGTGGAATACACAAATATCGTCATCGTCCTCCtcatcgtcgtcgtcatcatcatcattcaatatcgtcatcatcatcgtcgtcgtccATGTCAACATCATTGTTGctgtcgtcatcatcatcatcatcatcatcgttgTCGTAATCGTCATCATTATCGTCATCAATCATCGTGTTTATCACCATTATCATCGTAGCCATCGTAATAATTATCGCCATCGTCGTCATCATTATCGTCATCTTCACCATCATGGTCGGCACTCATCAGTTTCAGCATCATCGCTGACATCGTCGTCATCATATCAGTATTTACTTATACGACCAGTTTctaatgttttttcttcttctattttaCTTGTATTTGGAATCAATGTACGCTAAACCATAGagatattatacatt
The window above is part of the Mytilus edulis chromosome 6, xbMytEdul2.2, whole genome shotgun sequence genome. Proteins encoded here:
- the LOC139528397 gene encoding uncharacterized protein — its product is MASANSDRVCIHNWRVLCHGKSKQGNGRHGSIYRSSRPDLMDPLDLEEFKKHGIKCIIDLRSDKDYEIASGSKVLDNYYKLYKVVLPKSNCYKQQEPVICQAIEGKKKKKATGPATEILEKKHFLINFFTSEYTSTLFKRAPWYIQLISLFIAIFDFIFRTGFKNFVRLFAVTVINRAGIAASYLDIAEMSKGGICAGLKLLTDKNNMPAMINCAHGKDRTGILSAMVLSVLGETEENIITDYALSQEGLLPIRDRVFKEVVERYYWDKSFCDANPENMRMLLNYLNKTYGSVKDYLVSIGFSEEEQEILRKNLLEHE